The Hordeum vulgare subsp. vulgare chromosome 7H, MorexV3_pseudomolecules_assembly, whole genome shotgun sequence DNA window TCCTTGATTAACTTAAAACCTTCTTGTTTGACTTGGATTGTTGACGATTAATTTGATTGGTGAGCTCTCTGATTACCTTTTCATCTACGCATCGAAAGTGCACGGAGAGGCAGAACTTGTTGTTCTCCACCCTGGCCCCCGGCGTGCTCTTGGTCTTCTCCACCAGAGCCTGGTAGACCTGGCACCCAAAccaaaaagaaaacgaaaaaagcGAGTGATTAGTACATGCGCCGTTGGTAAGTTCCTCATGGCTCAACTGCCAAAGCTCGTGAGATGAGCGTTTTTGCGTCTTGTGTACCTCGGCGATGACCGGGAGGAACTCGCGAGCAGGCTGCAGGAGGACCTCCGCCGCCTGCAAATAGGGAGGAATAATTGATGGAATCAGGCACAAATGATTGGGGAGGAATGGGCCATGCATGGCGAGTTAGATTCTTGCGTGACGGAGAGATGCGGGAGGGAGATGGATGGCGTACGTTGGAGCCTGGGCCCTTGATGTCCATGCCGTGGCTACCCGCGTAGTACAGCTCCGACAGGCCTACGAAGCCGCACACCTTCTCCACGCACCGGCCGGTGACGATCGCCGCCGGGAAGTGCTTCGCAACGCCGCGCACCGCCTCCCGCATCTAGATCATTAAGGGCATGGCCGTTGTTGTGAGCGTTACTTGAGTCCTGAAGTATAGCTAGCTAGGCTGGTCATCGCGGTCTCTTATCTTATTCCTACCTCGCCGGTGATGAACGCCGTGTCGGGGTCGGCGACGATGCGCGAGAGCGTGCCGTCGTAGTCCAGGAACACGACCACCTGCTTCCCCTTGGCGGCGGCCGCGATCTGCTCGAAGCTAGCCAGGGCCGACGGGTGCTTCCTCTGCGCGCGCCAACCAAGAAAAGAAGAAACGCAAATCAATCATCAGAATGGACGGAAAACAACAGACAGCCCGGCCAGCAATGCGTGGGCGCGCGCGCCTGGCCAAACGAGGCGGCAAACTCACCATCCACGCGGCGTGCTCGTCGACTGCCGGGGAGCGGGCCGGCGAAGACGCCCGCATGGCCTGGACGACCCAGCTTGTGGCACAGGGTGACCGGGCGTGGTACTCCTCGTcgacggcggcgcggcggcgccgCAGGGAGGTCGACGCTTCGCCGCGGCACGCGAAGATCGCGCGGCTGGAGGAGCCCGGCATGGCCGGGGCCGCCGCTATGCCGGCCATGTCCGGGCGGAGCACCACGTCCTGGTTTGCCATGGCGCACGCACACCGGCACACGTGTGCTCACGACACGCGCCTCCCGCTGCGTGAGAGTGGTGCCCAGTAGTGACAGTGGGGAATAGTTGAAGAGGACGAGGGGACCAGACCGATTTTTCCTGGGTGAGGAAGCCAATGGCGAAGTGCCCGTACTTATAAAGGCGGACCGGCGTTGGG harbors:
- the LOC123409757 gene encoding probable trehalose-phosphate phosphatase 4; this translates as MANQDVVLRPDMAGIAAAPAMPGSSSRAIFACRGEASTSLRRRRAAVDEEYHARSPCATSWVVQAMRASSPARSPAVDEHAAWMRKHPSALASFEQIAAAAKGKQVVVFLDYDGTLSRIVADPDTAFITGEMREAVRGVAKHFPAAIVTGRCVEKVCGFVGLSELYYAGSHGMDIKGPGSNAAEVLLQPAREFLPVIAEVYQALVEKTKSTPGARVENNKFCLSVHFRCVDEKRWSPLAEQVKEVLRDYPDLRLNEGRKVLEIRPSIMWDKGKAVEFLLQSLGFDGRSDVLPLYLGDDRTDEDAFKMLRKRGHGLGILVSKCPRETDASYSLQDPTEVMEFLHRLVRWKRRRSSSSAMRARV